From the genome of Segatella hominis, one region includes:
- a CDS encoding sigma-70 family RNA polymerase sigma factor — protein sequence MYPRLVRYAVSLLGDGNEARDVVGDVFEKAWNQFSSLQMETRRSWLYASVRNACLNWLKHQQVEQTNVEALIEATRYDMSTRYEEHERLLQQAEQIARELKEPTCTILRLCYFEHLTYQQAADRLGISPNTVKKHISKALAILRERMKHTNIEN from the coding sequence ATGTATCCTCGATTGGTGCGTTATGCCGTGTCCCTTTTGGGAGACGGCAACGAGGCCCGTGACGTTGTGGGAGATGTTTTCGAGAAGGCATGGAACCAATTCTCCTCCTTGCAGATGGAAACAAGGAGGAGCTGGCTCTACGCATCGGTGAGAAATGCCTGCCTCAACTGGCTCAAGCACCAGCAGGTGGAACAGACCAACGTGGAGGCGCTGATAGAGGCCACCCGGTATGATATGAGTACCCGGTATGAGGAGCACGAGCGCCTGCTGCAACAGGCGGAGCAGATAGCGAGGGAGCTGAAGGAACCCACCTGCACGATTCTCCGCCTCTGCTATTTCGAGCATCTCACCTATCAGCAGGCAGCCGACAGGCTGGGCATCAGTCCCAACACCGTGAAGAAGCATATTTCCAAGGCACTCGCCATCTTGCGCGAGCGAATGAAGCATACAAACATAGAGAATTAG
- a CDS encoding outer membrane beta-barrel family protein has product MMKRTTSLILCLVLSISLFAQSRGVTFQVHNETLTSVLKKIEKAGEKNILFAYQATNQYRVTANIQAKRQKEALEMVLQGKPFSFVEHNTYFAVQYTGKTTRVEQIKGRVVDEHQQPLPFANVVLISSVSKAYVAGCVTAEDGSFVLPYADKDVMLKVSFVGYKSQTLACKPTMHIGLHPDTQQLKAVTIKSTRPNVVYKDGAFTTLVSGTILGELGSAEDMISQLPFVSGEAGSWEIIGRGAPEIYLNGRKLENLNELKRLSAKDILKAEIVTVPGAQYSSKTNAVIRLRAVRKRGQGLSGSLYSEYMQGRYSPHTFDDVQLNYRTGGLDIFGEVGVGLNRSHTTAHSETQLHTTSDWEFNSHRTTNANSGDILLNTGFNYEISEQQSLGMRYETTNMIGNNYTHSWGATDVWEDGKLTESMGVDLFSKSKPHWSHSVNAYYNGDFGKWNINFNGDFYNKVSQRSQTAINDGQLDAESESKVRSNLYAAKLVVSGPLWKGKLSFGTEEMFTNRHNDFTQSGFSADAFNHIRQSIYAGFLEYYLSIGRMNYGAGLRYEYQKTDYYEKDVLQAEQSPSYRNWIPFLSVGYSKDNLNLAFSYRLNKYSPIYVMLQSSIDYESKYEYKSGDPHLKPQKQHSFNLSGNYKWLSFMAYYNYVLDMYMTWYKPYDEVNHPSVLLETMASVPHSYYCGANIRVAPSFGIWYPNLTASVYYSHDNVDHLNIPEFGKNQPQFTFSMNNNLRLPHRWFMNLSGNVSTNAEMGIGRRKCMGNMQFRGSKNFMKNDALKVVFVLQDLLHTGYYYFEANGTQSHRTFTRYADNQKVGICVRYTFNATRNKYKGSGAGQSERQRL; this is encoded by the coding sequence ATGATGAAAAGAACGACTTCCCTTATACTATGTCTTGTCTTGAGCATTTCCCTATTTGCTCAAAGCAGAGGTGTGACCTTTCAGGTGCATAACGAAACGCTTACTTCCGTGTTGAAGAAGATTGAAAAGGCGGGCGAGAAGAATATCCTCTTTGCCTATCAGGCTACCAATCAATATCGCGTTACTGCCAATATCCAGGCTAAGCGACAGAAGGAAGCCCTGGAGATGGTGCTGCAAGGGAAACCTTTCTCCTTCGTAGAGCACAATACCTATTTTGCCGTTCAATACACGGGCAAGACGACCCGGGTGGAACAGATCAAGGGCCGCGTGGTGGATGAGCACCAGCAGCCTCTGCCTTTCGCCAACGTGGTGTTGATTTCCTCCGTCAGCAAGGCTTATGTGGCCGGTTGCGTAACGGCAGAGGATGGAAGCTTCGTGCTTCCTTATGCCGATAAGGATGTGATGCTGAAGGTTTCGTTTGTGGGCTATAAGTCGCAGACCCTGGCCTGCAAGCCTACCATGCATATCGGTCTGCATCCCGACACCCAGCAGCTGAAGGCGGTAACCATCAAGAGTACCCGCCCCAATGTGGTGTACAAGGACGGTGCCTTCACCACCCTGGTATCAGGTACCATCCTGGGCGAACTGGGCTCTGCCGAAGATATGATCAGCCAGTTGCCCTTCGTTTCGGGTGAAGCAGGCAGTTGGGAAATCATCGGTCGTGGAGCGCCCGAAATTTATCTCAACGGCAGGAAACTGGAGAATCTGAACGAACTCAAGCGATTGAGCGCCAAGGATATTCTGAAGGCAGAAATCGTTACCGTTCCCGGAGCGCAGTATAGTTCCAAGACCAATGCGGTAATCCGTCTGCGTGCCGTTCGCAAGCGCGGACAGGGCTTGAGCGGAAGCCTTTATTCTGAATATATGCAGGGCCGTTATTCGCCTCATACTTTTGATGATGTGCAGTTGAACTATCGTACGGGCGGACTCGATATCTTCGGCGAAGTGGGAGTGGGATTGAATCGCTCGCACACCACCGCCCATTCCGAAACCCAGCTCCATACTACCAGCGACTGGGAATTCAACAGCCACAGAACCACGAATGCCAATAGTGGAGATATTCTCCTGAACACGGGATTCAACTATGAGATTTCCGAGCAGCAATCGCTGGGTATGCGCTATGAGACAACCAACATGATAGGCAACAACTACACCCACAGCTGGGGAGCTACCGATGTGTGGGAGGATGGCAAACTGACGGAAAGCATGGGCGTAGATCTGTTTTCGAAGAGCAAGCCCCATTGGTCGCATAGCGTGAACGCCTATTATAATGGCGATTTCGGCAAATGGAACATCAATTTCAATGGCGACTTCTATAATAAGGTGAGCCAGAGGTCCCAGACGGCGATAAACGACGGACAGCTGGATGCGGAATCAGAGAGCAAGGTGAGGAGTAATCTCTATGCTGCCAAGCTGGTGGTGTCGGGACCATTGTGGAAGGGTAAGCTTTCCTTCGGAACGGAAGAGATGTTTACCAACCGCCACAACGACTTCACCCAGAGCGGCTTTTCTGCCGATGCCTTCAATCACATCCGTCAGTCTATCTATGCCGGATTCCTGGAGTATTATCTAAGCATCGGACGCATGAATTATGGTGCCGGTTTGCGATACGAATATCAGAAGACCGATTATTACGAGAAGGATGTGCTGCAGGCAGAACAGAGTCCCAGCTACAGGAATTGGATTCCCTTCCTATCCGTCGGCTACAGCAAGGATAATCTGAATCTTGCCTTCTCCTATCGTCTGAACAAGTACAGTCCTATCTACGTCATGCTTCAGAGCAGCATCGACTACGAAAGCAAGTACGAGTACAAGTCCGGTGACCCTCATCTCAAACCTCAGAAGCAGCACAGCTTCAATCTCTCGGGCAATTACAAGTGGCTGTCGTTCATGGCTTACTACAACTATGTACTTGATATGTACATGACCTGGTACAAGCCTTACGACGAGGTGAACCATCCGAGTGTGCTTTTGGAGACGATGGCTTCGGTGCCTCATTCCTACTATTGTGGAGCCAATATCCGTGTGGCGCCTTCGTTTGGAATCTGGTATCCTAACCTCACGGCGAGTGTCTACTACAGTCATGATAATGTAGATCATCTCAATATCCCCGAGTTTGGCAAAAACCAGCCTCAGTTTACATTCAGCATGAACAACAATCTGAGGCTTCCCCACCGGTGGTTCATGAATCTTTCGGGTAATGTCAGCACGAATGCAGAGATGGGAATCGGAAGGAGGAAATGTATGGGCAACATGCAGTTCCGGGGTTCCAAGAATTTCATGAAGAATGATGCCCTTAAGGTGGTGTTTGTATTGCAAGACCTCTTGCATACAGGATATTATTATTTCGAGGCAAACGGCACGCAGTCGCATCGCACGTTTACCCGATACGCAGATAATCAGAAAGTTGGCATCTGTGTGAGATACACATTCAATGCAACGAGAAATAAATATAAAGGTAGTGGCGCAGGACAGAGCGAAAGACAACGACTTTAA
- a CDS encoding FecR family protein, producing the protein MNKNQDQELDYRMEAENASDARLIQVFGEALGDEPSKEETLAAWEAFEQKHISSEKEHLQKAEDELSEKKIEDEIGRKIGDEIGREIEGESSSRKFSKARILAWITASVAVAASLFLFIFRSSQEISQPTEFSMELFSEVTSPKQVEQTLSDGYCVVSTPAATTTLVTLSDGTKVRLNANSTLEYPVSFSDTEVREVHLKGEAHFEVTKNPHRPFVVKAGEMQTQVLGTIFDVKAYRKDAPKVTLMQGKVKVSNADTEVEMRPGQTATLQVDKIVVSKASSSASDWLEGDFDMDQVTLAEAMSDIGAWYNKTVVFQSQANMDKLIHFRFSRRASLQEIITALNEMGVAKVRMEKGKIMVL; encoded by the coding sequence ATGAATAAGAATCAAGATCAAGAACTGGATTATAGAATGGAAGCAGAAAATGCTTCTGATGCCCGACTTATCCAGGTATTCGGGGAAGCCTTGGGCGATGAGCCTTCGAAGGAGGAAACGCTGGCGGCTTGGGAAGCCTTCGAGCAGAAGCATATTTCTTCTGAGAAGGAACATCTACAGAAGGCAGAAGATGAATTGTCTGAGAAAAAGATAGAGGATGAAATCGGAAGGAAAATTGGAGACGAAATCGGAAGGGAAATTGAAGGTGAATCTTCTTCCAGAAAGTTTTCTAAAGCCCGAATCCTGGCTTGGATTACTGCCTCAGTTGCAGTAGCGGCAAGCCTCTTCCTTTTTATTTTCCGTTCATCCCAAGAGATTTCTCAGCCTACGGAGTTCTCCATGGAACTTTTCTCGGAGGTCACTTCTCCCAAGCAGGTGGAGCAGACCCTGAGCGATGGCTATTGCGTGGTTTCTACCCCGGCAGCAACCACCACCTTGGTAACGCTGAGCGATGGCACCAAGGTGAGGCTCAACGCCAATTCTACGCTCGAATATCCTGTGTCTTTCAGCGATACAGAAGTCCGAGAAGTTCATTTGAAGGGCGAGGCTCATTTTGAGGTAACCAAGAACCCTCATCGTCCTTTTGTGGTAAAGGCGGGCGAGATGCAGACGCAGGTATTAGGCACCATATTCGATGTGAAAGCCTATCGCAAGGATGCCCCAAAGGTAACCCTGATGCAGGGCAAGGTGAAGGTGAGCAATGCCGATACGGAGGTGGAAATGCGCCCGGGGCAGACCGCCACGCTCCAGGTGGATAAGATAGTGGTGTCTAAGGCTTCCTCTTCAGCCTCCGATTGGCTGGAAGGCGATTTCGATATGGATCAGGTTACGCTGGCAGAGGCGATGAGCGACATCGGAGCCTGGTACAACAAGACCGTAGTCTTTCAGTCCCAGGCGAATATGGATAAGCTCATCCACTTCCGCTTCTCCCGCAGGGCAAGTTTGCAGGAAATCATCACGGCGCTGAACGAGATGGGTGTGGCAAAAGTCAGAATGGAAAAGGGCAAGATCATGGTGCTTTGA
- a CDS encoding TonB-dependent receptor: protein MRTILKAILLMSLCSSATAPAMAINRANHDKKDANIHEEEANDSTRHQPLTESSVKLNEVVVTGLTGSQKLKQSPAPISFVSAKQLEMQPSTNIIDAIAHQPGVSQITTGSGISKPVIRGLGYNRVVVVNDGIRQEGQQWGDEHGIEIDPASVHSVEILKGPASLMYGSDAMAGVLIFHSAPTLAKGDMRANFSTGYQTNNGLFDYSLNFAGNQGGFVWNTRYSGKMAHAYKNKYDGYVFGSSLREQAFSQLLGWNYRQGHSHLTLDYYHFTPGIVEGERDEKTGELEIPEGYDAKSYGKPMPYQQIHHYKAVLDNSWFLGDGNLKFLLGYQQNRRQEFEEEENPKECGLDFMLHTVNYDLHYLSPEMNGWKFSTGVNGMWQQSINKGSEFLIPAYHLFDYGVFATVSKEIGKLNLSGGIRYDHRHLHSEALREENDAESHRSESNDSFRFQAFKRSFEGVTGSIGLAYEILPDFNLKLNLARGFRAPNISELASNGVHEGTQRFELGNTGLKPENSWQFDLGLDYSSPIISAELSLFANRINHYIYSEKLADENNQPILIDDTPAYQFTSGDARILGGEASIDIHLVEHLHIGNTFSYVNSVQLHQPSESKYLPFTPAPRWVSDVRYEFVCDGKTFDHLFVKLQMDCNLRQNHYFAANDTETATPSYTLLNMYAGTDVKLHGKRLLSLYLSGENLTNRAYQNHLSRLKYLDVNQVTGRRGVYNMGRNFSIKIVVPIEL, encoded by the coding sequence ATGAGAACAATATTGAAAGCAATATTGCTGATGAGTCTGTGCTCATCGGCAACAGCCCCTGCTATGGCTATAAACAGAGCAAATCATGATAAGAAGGACGCAAACATTCATGAAGAAGAGGCAAACGATTCTACCAGACACCAGCCGCTGACGGAATCGAGCGTGAAACTGAACGAAGTGGTGGTAACAGGCTTGACGGGCAGCCAGAAACTGAAGCAATCGCCCGCACCCATCTCCTTCGTTTCTGCCAAACAACTCGAGATGCAACCTTCTACCAACATCATCGACGCCATCGCCCACCAGCCAGGCGTTTCGCAGATTACCACGGGAAGCGGCATTTCCAAGCCCGTGATCCGTGGCCTGGGCTATAACCGCGTGGTCGTGGTGAACGATGGAATCAGACAGGAAGGGCAGCAATGGGGCGATGAACACGGAATAGAAATTGACCCCGCTTCGGTGCATTCCGTAGAGATTCTGAAAGGTCCGGCAAGCCTCATGTATGGCTCGGATGCGATGGCTGGCGTCCTCATCTTCCATTCTGCTCCAACGCTTGCCAAAGGCGACATGAGAGCAAATTTCTCTACCGGTTATCAAACCAACAACGGACTTTTCGATTATTCGCTCAACTTTGCCGGCAACCAGGGCGGATTTGTATGGAACACCCGCTACAGCGGAAAGATGGCGCATGCCTACAAGAACAAATACGATGGTTATGTATTCGGTTCATCACTCAGAGAGCAGGCATTCTCGCAGCTTCTAGGCTGGAACTACCGCCAGGGTCATTCGCATCTCACACTCGATTATTATCATTTCACTCCGGGCATCGTAGAGGGAGAAAGAGATGAGAAAACGGGCGAACTGGAAATTCCGGAAGGCTACGATGCCAAGAGTTACGGCAAACCGATGCCTTATCAGCAGATTCATCATTACAAGGCTGTACTTGATAATTCCTGGTTCCTGGGCGACGGCAATCTGAAGTTCCTCCTGGGGTATCAGCAGAACCGCCGTCAGGAGTTTGAGGAGGAAGAGAATCCGAAGGAATGCGGACTCGACTTCATGCTCCATACCGTGAATTACGACCTGCATTATCTCTCGCCGGAAATGAATGGATGGAAGTTCTCAACAGGTGTCAACGGCATGTGGCAGCAGTCGATTAATAAAGGTTCTGAATTTCTGATTCCAGCCTATCATCTCTTCGATTATGGTGTATTTGCCACGGTGAGCAAGGAGATAGGCAAACTGAACCTGAGCGGCGGCATCAGATACGATCATCGCCATCTGCACAGCGAGGCTTTGAGAGAAGAGAATGATGCAGAATCGCATCGTTCTGAATCGAATGATTCATTCCGTTTTCAAGCCTTTAAGCGCAGCTTTGAGGGAGTAACCGGAAGCATCGGCTTGGCTTACGAAATCCTGCCCGATTTCAATCTGAAGCTGAACCTGGCAAGAGGATTCCGTGCTCCAAACATCAGCGAATTAGCATCTAACGGTGTGCACGAGGGAACCCAACGATTCGAATTGGGAAATACCGGTCTGAAGCCGGAAAACAGCTGGCAATTCGACCTTGGTCTGGATTATTCTTCGCCTATCATTTCGGCAGAACTCTCGCTGTTTGCCAATCGCATCAACCATTACATCTATAGCGAGAAGTTGGCGGATGAGAACAATCAGCCTATCCTCATCGACGACACGCCAGCCTATCAGTTTACTTCGGGCGACGCCCGCATTCTGGGTGGTGAGGCGAGCATCGACATCCACCTTGTGGAGCATCTGCATATTGGCAACACCTTCTCGTATGTCAACTCCGTACAGTTGCATCAGCCATCCGAATCAAAGTATCTGCCATTCACCCCAGCTCCTCGCTGGGTTTCGGATGTAAGGTATGAGTTTGTCTGCGACGGCAAGACTTTCGACCATCTCTTCGTAAAGCTACAGATGGATTGCAATCTCCGCCAGAACCATTATTTCGCAGCCAACGATACGGAGACCGCCACGCCATCCTACACATTATTAAATATGTATGCCGGTACCGACGTGAAGCTTCACGGCAAGCGCCTTCTCTCGCTCTATCTTTCGGGCGAGAACCTTACCAACCGTGCTTACCAGAACCACCTGAGCCGTCTGAAGTATCTTGACGTAAACCAGGTTACAGGCAGAAGAGGCGTTTACAACATGGGGCGCAACTTCAGCATAAAGATAGTGGTTCCGATAGAGCTGTAA
- a CDS encoding tetratricopeptide repeat protein yields the protein MNIFKKLFGGQKTTEEVKQEKEKYFDMVKYDGVRALRMHQFDLAAKSLEHALQLNAEDLECRDYLSQAYISMGDLQKAYEQLQILSEAQTDNVAVWLRMADVAYMMENYTAMSEVCDKALHLDTSNLQTYLYYAKACRGLGEPIRAVSMLTEAIGKREDFYAARLLRGSILLDQAQLSEAELDATFLYEHIPGNEDVLLLKARVEKAQGKMEEAEQTYGKVMEVNPFSIDAYRERSEVRRSLGDSAGAAEDEAAAKEMGAEIPESSEGIEQKIKEKMQQMDPYKVFHNEY from the coding sequence ATGAACATATTTAAAAAGCTATTTGGTGGCCAAAAGACTACTGAGGAAGTGAAACAGGAGAAGGAAAAATACTTCGACATGGTGAAATATGATGGTGTTCGTGCTCTCCGCATGCATCAATTTGACCTTGCAGCCAAGTCTTTGGAACACGCTCTGCAGTTGAATGCCGAAGATTTGGAATGCCGCGACTATCTCTCGCAGGCTTACATCTCTATGGGTGATCTGCAGAAAGCCTATGAGCAGTTGCAGATTCTCTCGGAAGCCCAGACCGACAACGTGGCGGTGTGGCTGCGTATGGCGGATGTGGCGTATATGATGGAGAACTATACTGCCATGTCGGAGGTATGCGATAAGGCTCTTCACCTGGACACATCGAATCTGCAAACCTATCTCTATTATGCCAAGGCTTGCCGGGGATTGGGCGAACCCATCCGTGCCGTGTCGATGCTGACTGAGGCGATAGGCAAGCGTGAGGATTTCTATGCCGCCCGATTGCTTCGTGGCAGCATCCTGTTGGATCAGGCTCAGCTTTCCGAGGCAGAACTCGATGCAACTTTCCTCTATGAGCATATTCCGGGCAACGAGGATGTGCTGTTGCTGAAGGCTCGTGTAGAGAAGGCGCAGGGAAAGATGGAGGAGGCTGAACAGACCTACGGTAAGGTGATGGAGGTAAATCCTTTCTCTATTGATGCGTATCGCGAGCGCAGCGAGGTTCGCAGAAGTCTGGGTGATAGTGCCGGTGCTGCCGAGGATGAGGCTGCTGCCAAGGAAATGGGTGCCGAAATTCCGGAATCATCAGAGGGAATAGAGCAGAAAATAAAGGAAAAAATGCAGCAGATGGACCCCTATAAGGTTTTCCATAACGAATACTGA
- a CDS encoding ATP-binding protein, producing the protein MDKQIIKSIIIEKQIAIPNYKLVHRDFLFGDKSNYILVGIRRAGKSYLLYQDIQTRLNRGEQSAQDILYINFEDERLSSLKAEELGTILDSYMELYPGKQPFVYLDEIQNIEGWEKFARRLADSQYRVMITGSNAKMLGKEMFSTLEGRYIPKEIFPFSFAEYLTYHQVEPGENWEYNQQIKSIISNYFDSYFYEGGIAESFEQPDKREYLNALYQKILIGDIVEKNSIRNSRIFRFLAKKLADSVMQPSSLTRLQHMVKSTGDTISLPALKDYLEYMQDAYLFFPIPNLVSPMTEQATLQKRYVADNGILNLFLFQGETKLLENMVAIELNRRFRNTTEETFLYYFNKNVEIDFCVPSAQLAIQVSYNLNDEATYEREVGGLIKFLKAFPGYHGYIITRDYQTQIMADGYTIEVVPIWKWLLQDNN; encoded by the coding sequence ATGGACAAGCAAATTATCAAAAGTATCATCATCGAGAAGCAAATAGCCATCCCGAACTACAAACTGGTTCACCGAGATTTCCTTTTCGGCGACAAGTCGAATTATATTCTCGTAGGTATCAGACGAGCAGGAAAATCCTACTTACTGTATCAGGATATTCAGACCAGACTCAACAGAGGAGAACAGTCGGCCCAAGATATTCTCTACATCAACTTTGAGGATGAGCGCTTGTCATCCCTCAAGGCTGAAGAACTGGGCACTATCCTGGATTCCTACATGGAACTATATCCAGGCAAACAGCCCTTCGTCTATCTTGATGAGATTCAGAATATAGAAGGTTGGGAGAAATTTGCCCGCCGCCTGGCTGACTCCCAATATCGCGTGATGATTACAGGCAGCAACGCCAAGATGCTGGGCAAGGAAATGTTTTCTACACTTGAAGGAAGATATATTCCGAAGGAAATCTTTCCTTTTTCCTTTGCAGAATACCTAACCTATCATCAAGTGGAACCAGGTGAAAACTGGGAATACAACCAGCAGATAAAATCAATAATATCCAACTATTTTGATTCCTACTTTTACGAAGGGGGAATAGCAGAATCGTTTGAGCAGCCCGACAAGCGGGAATATCTCAATGCCCTGTATCAGAAAATTCTGATTGGAGACATCGTGGAGAAAAACAGCATTCGCAATTCAAGAATATTCCGCTTTCTGGCTAAAAAACTTGCCGATAGCGTGATGCAGCCTTCATCCCTGACCAGATTGCAACACATGGTGAAATCTACCGGAGACACCATCAGTTTGCCTGCCCTAAAGGATTATCTGGAATACATGCAAGATGCGTATCTCTTCTTCCCGATACCGAATCTGGTTTCACCTATGACAGAACAGGCAACACTTCAAAAAAGATACGTTGCCGATAATGGAATACTTAATCTCTTTTTGTTTCAGGGAGAAACGAAGCTGTTGGAGAATATGGTGGCGATAGAACTGAACAGAAGATTCAGAAACACGACAGAAGAAACCTTCCTCTATTATTTCAACAAGAACGTAGAGATAGATTTCTGCGTTCCTTCTGCCCAGTTGGCCATCCAGGTATCTTACAATCTGAATGATGAGGCAACCTACGAGCGAGAAGTAGGAGGACTGATTAAATTTCTGAAAGCCTTTCCAGGCTATCACGGCTACATCATCACCCGTGATTACCAGACCCAAATAATGGCAGATGGCTATACGATAGAGGTAGTACCTATCTGGAAATGGCTACTGCAAGACAACAACTAG
- a CDS encoding ATP-binding protein gives MFKRKIEKYLKEWKSDEHKMPLIIKGCRQCGKTFSVLDFAHKNYEHVVYIDFFQHPEYKSVFDGGLDIDLLCMTLSTLIPDANFVSGKTCIIFDEIQECPRARTALKFFKTDGRYDVIGTGSLLGVSGYHTNASSEAPIPVGYETIIDMYPMDFEEWLWANGIKKITIDYLHRCLEEKTPVQEAIHERMRQLLLQYCIVGGMPRAVSVFMETHNMQNVLRMQQAIIEEYKVDMLKYAPQADKSRIRECFESIPRQLSKENKKFAYATVRSNGRGRDYQGSLQWIEDAGIIRRCYNLSAPELPLDGNSIPDQFKVYMADTGLFISMLEPGTAADILQGNLYGYKGAIFENLVADIFGKMNRKLYYFRKDSGLEIDFVTRYEDGCTLVEVKASNGNIKSAKTILSNPEKYHVSQAIKLGDVNVGTAPQTLILPLYMAFLLKNK, from the coding sequence ATGTTTAAACGAAAAATCGAGAAATATCTCAAAGAATGGAAAAGTGATGAGCACAAAATGCCTCTCATCATCAAAGGATGTCGCCAATGCGGAAAGACATTCTCTGTACTCGATTTTGCCCATAAGAATTATGAGCATGTTGTGTATATTGACTTTTTCCAGCACCCAGAATACAAGTCGGTATTTGATGGTGGCCTGGACATCGATCTTCTCTGCATGACACTTTCTACCTTAATACCTGATGCCAATTTCGTATCGGGCAAAACCTGTATCATCTTTGACGAGATACAGGAATGTCCACGTGCTCGCACAGCCTTGAAATTCTTCAAGACTGATGGCAGATACGATGTCATCGGTACGGGTTCCCTGCTGGGAGTCAGCGGTTACCATACCAATGCTTCGTCAGAGGCTCCAATTCCTGTTGGTTACGAGACTATCATAGACATGTATCCAATGGATTTTGAGGAATGGCTTTGGGCAAATGGCATTAAGAAAATAACCATCGACTACCTGCATCGCTGCCTGGAAGAAAAGACTCCAGTACAAGAAGCCATCCACGAAAGAATGCGCCAACTGCTGCTGCAATATTGCATTGTTGGCGGAATGCCAAGAGCCGTGAGCGTATTTATGGAAACTCATAATATGCAAAACGTGCTACGGATGCAGCAAGCCATCATCGAAGAATACAAAGTAGATATGCTGAAATATGCTCCACAAGCAGACAAGTCGAGAATCAGAGAATGCTTCGAGTCAATTCCACGTCAACTGAGTAAGGAAAACAAGAAATTCGCATACGCCACAGTACGATCCAACGGAAGAGGACGTGACTATCAGGGCAGTTTGCAATGGATAGAAGATGCTGGCATTATCCGCCGTTGCTACAACCTGTCAGCGCCCGAACTTCCACTTGATGGCAACTCCATTCCCGACCAGTTTAAAGTTTACATGGCAGATACAGGGCTTTTCATCAGTATGCTCGAACCAGGAACGGCAGCTGACATTCTGCAAGGCAATCTCTATGGATACAAGGGAGCCATCTTTGAAAATCTGGTGGCCGACATTTTTGGCAAGATGAATCGCAAGCTCTATTATTTCCGCAAGGACTCGGGTTTGGAAATCGACTTTGTTACAAGATACGAAGACGGATGCACGCTGGTAGAAGTAAAGGCAAGCAACGGAAATATTAAAAGTGCCAAGACCATCCTTTCGAACCCCGAAAAGTATCACGTATCTCAAGCCATCAAACTGGGAGATGTAAATGTGGGAACAGCCCCACAAACACTCATTCTTCCCCTCTACATGGCTTTCCTGCTGAAAAACAAATAA